A part of Pseudobacteroides sp. genomic DNA contains:
- a CDS encoding FMN-dependent NADH-azoreductase: MSTVLYIKANAKPEGASRTFIISDKFMETYRDSHPNDKIITLNLYKENIRFLSEGDINTVFGPKNEDSRNNPILKYAYQFAEADKYVIAEPMWNLSIPAILKSYIDYITVTGITFKYTENGAVGLLQNKKPFNLQRKIQNRTCLLQLTSAIFKNLFYISIHLSITVNASALDNFLLGLIS, translated from the coding sequence ATGAGCACAGTGCTGTATATAAAGGCAAATGCAAAACCGGAAGGTGCATCAAGGACTTTTATAATTTCCGATAAATTTATGGAAACCTATAGGGACAGTCATCCTAACGATAAAATCATAACCCTGAATCTTTATAAAGAGAATATACGATTCTTATCTGAAGGTGACATCAACACTGTCTTTGGACCTAAAAACGAGGACAGCAGGAATAATCCTATTTTAAAATACGCCTATCAATTTGCAGAAGCAGATAAATATGTTATTGCAGAACCTATGTGGAATCTGAGTATTCCCGCAATACTTAAGTCTTATATTGACTATATAACCGTAACAGGTATAACATTCAAATATACTGAAAATGGTGCAGTTGGGCTCTTGCAAAACAAAAAACCTTTTAATCTACAGAGAAAAATACAAAATCGCACTTGTTTATTACAACTAACAAGTGCGATTTTTAAAAATTTATTTTACATTTCCATACATCTTTCAATAACTGTTAATGCTTCTGCTCTTGATAACTTTCTATTAGGCCTGATTTCATAG